In the Orcinus orca chromosome 19, mOrcOrc1.1, whole genome shotgun sequence genome, GAAACCTGGTATTTGCTTGTCAGTTTTAGGCTCTAGGTATGTTTAAATGAGTCGAAAATGTGACTTTTCAAAGTTCTAAAACAAATGTGTGTTTTGGAAAAGCTAGTTTCTGCGTGATGAGAATGGCTTTCAGAATGTGAAAATTTCCAATATGTGTTATTCTCCTCCCACATTCGTCAGGCCCACACACTGGATTCAGAAGGGGCCCTGCAAAAACCCACTGGCCAATAAAACAGAATGGTTTTCATGGCCACTCCCTTGATCCCTAGAGCACATCTCCCTTAAACCATTCTGGAGCATGATAAGGAAGCTCCAGAGGGCAGTTGATGCAGCGTCAGACAACAGCACAAAGGTCTATACCACAGCAACATGCAAAGACATCTACACCTGTCCAGTACTTCCGAGCAAGAACGGCCTAGTCCAGGATTTCCACACCTCTAATAAAGGTTAAAGAGATTCACAGTCGTCTCCCAAAGTGAACAGGCTGGAAGCGCCCACTGTGAGTCCCGGCACACTCATGCTCCTATTCTGGGAACCTGCACACCCTATGGGTTCCTGCCCAGCCTCTCCAAAGCCACCGCCCACCTCTTCACGCCCTTGGGGGCGAccgccctgcccccgccccacagTCGCCAGTCAGCCCTGACCTCCTCGAACCGCTCGCCCGAGAAGCCGGCGCCACGAGCCTCCAGCAGCTCCCCGAACTGCTCCAGGGTGACGGACTCTTCGCCGCGGCCCAGCCGCTCTTCCAGCCAGCGCAACAGCGCGCCGTGGTGCCTAGACACCAGAGACTCGTAGGGCGGCGCGGGCCGCAGCGCAGCCGCCGCCTCTCGCAGTCGGGCCGGCTCCAGTAGCGCTGCGGCGGGAGGTAGCGCCGGGGCCGCGGGGCCCGGACCGGGGGTCGTCCCCGAGTCCTTGGCCCAGTCCTGGTGCGGACCCCAGGCCTCGCCCCCGGCGGCTGCCGCCTCGTCTTCACTGCTGTGACTCGGAGCGTTCCCCATGAGGTCTCCGTCTCGAGCGCCCGgctctgccgccgccgccgcctccctgCCTCGACCTGTCAACCTCCGACGGCACCCGGCGGGCGGGGACGAGGAAGGGACGGCGGCGGCTGCGGCTTCCGGCTTCCTCGCTGACAAGCGAGGACTGATGTCGCAAAGGCGCCGTCAAGTGGACTCCACCAGCTGTCGTGAGACAGCTAGCTAGGGCATCCTGATTTCCAAGACGGCGCGTCTGTCATTACGTCTACGTCCTCCCGCGGCCTCCTTTGCCACCATCTTTGTTGGGGGCAGATAATCTGCCGGCCAGGAAGGCTTCCCGCTACTCACTTTCTCGGTATCCCTCCACAGTCGCTAGCTATGCTAGAAAAGTACGAGAAAGAGTTGGAGCCAGGGAGTGAACTTTTCGCCAGACTTTCCCCTTTCAGTCCTCCGTTGTCCCCTTGGTGACAGGCGGACACAGGAGAGCGCGCGTCGCGCCGGTGACGTAGCGGCCGGTTATCCGCCATCTTAGTTGTGGACAGAGAGGCAGCAATCTCGCAGGAGCCGAGGCGGTGCGGCTGTCGAAATGCTGAGCCTCGGCAGGCGTGGGCTCTGGCTGGGCCTGGCcacggcggcagcggcggcgatGGCCGCACGGCTGATGGGCTGGTGGAGTCCCCGCGCTGACTTTCGCCTTTTCATACCCGAGGAGCTAGCCCGCTATCGCGGCCGCCCTGGGGACCCGGGCCTCTACTTGGCCTTGCTCGGACGCGTCTACGATGTGTCCTCTGGCCGGAGGCACTACGAGCCTGGGGCCCACTATAGCGGCTTCGCAGGTATTAGCGGGGCGGTTCACGCCTATTCCTGTTACGATGCGGGCCGGTAGGCGTCTGcgcttcattcattcacttattcattcgtttattcatttcctcttttcctccccacATTCGTCAGACCAGCGTGGGGACCGGGCTCAGCTGCATCATCCTTCTGGTCTGTTTTGACTCGGGCAGGACTATGGGCAACTGTTGCCAGCCTTTGCTTTCCCTATCTTTCCCCACCGCTCTTCTTGAGTTAGGCTGGAGAAACACATCTCTTGCCTCTTACGAGTTACCTTTTACTCGCCAGCAGAAGCCCCCAGTACATGCTTTGTGCCACACTGCGTGGCTCTCAGGGCCCAGAGATGAGTGACGCCCTGCCCCGGCCTCAAGAGTTCCCCAAATGGTTGGAAATGATTCCAACCATTTCTTCAATGTGCCCCAATTGGAAGCGATCTTCCTTTCCCCCTGCTCCAGGTTTCCCCTAAAAGTAGTACATTTGGTTTGAGTCGTTCTTGCTTCTAGTACAAATGCATTTGTCTGCCTTCCTTGAAAAAGTTTATCAGGTTAGAGCACAGGGAAGGAGTCTGGCCTCATTTACAGTCCTTCAGTACTTAGAACAAAGCTGGCACGTTAGGCCTCAAAGAACATTTGTCAAATGAGGATTATTCTGTCCTCCCTATTTTATATCTTGGGGGATTGGAGGATGTGATTTGCCTAGAGCCCTCACAACTAAGTCCTGACAGGACTTGAACTAGGAACACCAGCCTATTACTTTTAGAGATGTCGTCTTACCAGCCCAGAAGAATGACCATCTcctagattaaaaaagaaaaagacgaCGAGCAAGCCTACGGCCAGTGACTAAGCTGATAGGAAATAAGCATTTCCCACTTGTCATTATTTCAGGAGAACTGGGTAGCTGCCTCTGGTACTTAAATACAAGTCACTTCCCTGTCTTTAGGGAGAACTTTTAAGAAATAGAAGCATTGACAGAGAAGGAATTAAGTTCAGTTGGTGTTGCTGAGCTCCTCAAACAGTCCAGAAGGGGAAGGGGCTTACCCAGGGCTACACAGTGAGTTAGAAGCAGAGCTGGAACTGGAATCAAGTGTTTTACTTACCTGCCAGGTGAGGACACTTTGGTGCACTCTCCTGCCGCACTCTGATGCAGCCATCATGGCTGTATGCACAAGTGTGAGCAGAAAACACTCCATTTCTGGAGTGGTTTTTCTTTTGCAATGTGCTCCACTGTCGACTGAGTTCCTTTGTGCCCAATACTTATTCACCATCTATTTACTGACCACTGCCATGTAGCTGGCCCTGTACCACGTGCTGAGGAATCAGAGATTATAACATTGCTCCCCAACACCTATGCACTCTAGTAGGGAAGCAGGTATGTTCACTTATTCGCtcagtcaatatttttttttaaagatattcagATGGTATAAAATCCACCCTTTTAAAGAGTACAAGTGGTTGTGAACATAGAAAGTTGTGCAAGTATCACCATTATCTCATTCCAGagcatttttatcacccccaaaagaaaccccatatctATTAGGAGTCATTCCCCAACCCCTCCGACTacttagcccctggcaaccaatatctactttctgtctcaaaagatttgcctcttctgggcatttcatgtaaatggagtcatgcatgtggccttttgtgtctggcttcattcacttagcataatgttttcaaagttcattcatGATGTATCGGCATGTCAAGACTCCAtgcctttttatggccaaataatattccattgtatagatataccacattttgttgatCTATTCATCATTTcttggatatttgggttgtttccactttttgcttattatgaataatactatgAACATTATGTACAAGTTTTGTTGTGGACATGcgttttcagttctcttgtgtatatacctaggagtggaattgctgggtcatatggtaacttatgtttaactttctgagaaaCTGCCCATTGTTTCctaaagtggctgcaccaacctACATGCCCATCATTGATGTATTtagagttccagtttcttcacattctcagcaaacttgttactgtctttttttttctttttgattatagccattttaATGGGCTtgaagtagtatttcattgtggttttggttatTTGCATCGCACTGATAActagttgagcatattttcatgtgcttgttgaccatttgtatatcttccttggagaaatgtctattcaaatcctttgtccatttttaaattgagttgtctttttattgttgagttgtatatatgaattcttcatatattctggacacttagacccttatcagatatataatttgcaaatatttcctcccattctgcaggttcttttcacttttttttgaagtataaatgactcacaatattatgttagtttcaggtgtacaccatagtgatttgatatttttatatattacaaaatgatcaccaccatagGTCTAGTGACCATCTGTCACcgtacaaagttattacagtattattggcTCTCTGCCCTATGCTGTATCCCCAtacttatttataactggaaggttgtaccttgtaatctccctcacctatttcattcaacctcctgcctccttccctgtgggcaaccacaagtttgttctctgtatctatgagtctctttctgttttgttatgtttgctttttttgattccacatataagtgaaattatacggtatttgtctttctctgacttacttcacttagcataataccctataggtccatccatgttgtcgcaaatgctAAGATTTCATTcgcttttatggctaatattccactgtatatgtgtatatccatttatccatctatggacacttaggttgcttccatatattggctactgtaaataatgctgcagtgaacataggggtgcatatttctttttgaattttgttttctttggataaatacccaggagtggaattgctgtatcatatggtagttctattttaaatttttttgaggaaactccgaagtgttttccatagtagctccccaatttacattcccaccaacagtgtacaaggttcctttttctccacaccctcgccaacacttgttatttgttgtcttttagaTAATATCCATTcctacaggtgtgaggtgatatctcattgtggttttgatttgcattcctctaatgattagtgatgctgagcatctttcacttgtctgttggccatttgtatagcttctttgggaaaaatgtctattcaggtcctctgccgttttttaatcaggttgcttgggttttttttgttttttaattaatttatttaaaatttttggctgtgttgggtcttcgttgctgtgcgcgggctttctctagttgcggagagcaagggctactcttcgctgcggtgcgtgggcttctcattgcggtggcttctcttgttgtggagcatgggctctaggcacatgggcttcagtagttgtggcacacgggcttagttgctccacggcatgtgggatcttcccggaccagggctcgaacccgtgtcccccgcattagcaggcggactcttaaccactctgccaccagggaagtccctgttttattttgttctgttgatgctgagttgtatgagttctttgtatattttagatggtaaccctttatcagatatatcatttacaaatatcttctcccattcagtaggctgccttttcgggttttctgtttgtttgttttggctgcgccttgaagcttgcaggatcttagttccccaccagagatcaaaccctggccccctgcagtggaagcacggagtcctaaccactggaccgccagggaattcccttgccttttcattttgttgatagtttcctttgctgtgcaaaagcttttaagtttgatgtagtttcatttgtttacttttgcttttgttttccttgcctgaggagacattcCCAAAAAtactgccaagaccaatgtcaaagagcatactgccgggaattccctggcagtccagtagttagaactctgcagtttcactgccgagggcccaggctcgatccctggttggggaactaagatcccacaaacagcacggccaaaaaaaaaaaaaaaaaaaaaaaagagcatgctgCCTGTTTTCTCTTgggtgttttatggtttcagggcttcactttcttgatagtgtcctttaatgcacaaaatttaaaatttctgaccAAATCCTAATTATTTTCCCTCTGgtggtttgtgcttttggtgtcctagctaagaaaccattgcctaatcctaGGTCACAAAGACTtacacctatgttttctcctaagagttttatatttttagctcaTAATTCAGGTCATTGATTTATGGAGtcaattttatatatggtaggggtccaatttcattcttttgcatgtcactattcagttgtcccagcaccatttgttctTTCCCTCATTGAATTGGCACCCTTATTGAAAATCAATTAACTATAAATGTATGGGTTTCATTCAGTCGTGTATTTACTGAGAATTTACTAAAGATCAGGCACCACCAGACACTGGGGAACTGATTCTTTAGTTTGGTATGTTCTTTTCCCTGATAAAACTTGCGGACTAGTAGAAATGACAGACGTTAAATAGTTATCACATAAGCAGTTAATCAGTTATTTTTGTGATGAGTGTTAAAAGAACATAGTGGTGTTACTAGAGGCCTTAGCCtagtgggggaggaggagagcgaGAAAGGGAGTACAGTGGCAAGGTGAGGTTGGCGGTGGCTGGTGCAGAGCCTTGAATGGCCTGCTAAGGAATATGTACCTTGTCATAGGGCAAAAGGAAGCCCCTGAGGATTCTGAAGCAAGAGAATGGTATGATCgatttaattaaaatatcagtCTAAGTGTTGTATGGAAAATAGATGAGCAGGGGGCCAAATGAATGCAGGGAGACCTAGCAGGTTACTCTAGTAGTTCAGATGAGAGACGACGGCAGCCCGGGCTTGCTTAGTAGTAGATGGGGCCAGGCAGACTGATATTTAGGAAGAAATTATAGGACTTGGGGACTGATGGGATGTAAGGGATGAAGGAGGAGTCAAGGACTACATTTCTGGAGTGAGCAACTGGTTATTAACCGAGACAGGGAGTACTAGAATAGAGGcaggtttccaggggctggggatgcAGTATGGACATTTTTAACTTGTGATGTCTGAAAGTCATCTAAGGCACGTTGAGCAGACAACTGGATATACAGGTCTGGAGCTCAAGAGAAGTCTGAGCTAAACATACAAATTTGGCATCTTTGGCAGAGAGGTGGTACTTGAAACCACGGAGTGGATGAGATTGTCAAGTGGAGGGTGTGGATGGAGCAAAGGAGGTGAACAAGAACTGATGTCTGAGGCTGGTAGAAAATGAGCTAGAAgggtaggaggaaaaccaagagtaTAGTGTCACAGAAGCCAAGGGACATGGTCCACCATGCGAAATGTTGCTGAAAGTCAATGAAAGAACAGGATGCATGCCAGAAAGTATGTCTAAGATCCAGGGGCGTCTGTCAccgagggggaggagggatcagctttgctgggggctggggagtgagGGTTTGGGGGAGATGTTTCTCAGAAAACAGATTCTTGAGTTGCTACAGTGTTGGTGATTTATAAGTTAATCTACTGGAAACATCTCCCCTGCAGGCCGAGACGCATCCAGAGCGTTTGTGACCGGGGACTACTCTGAAGGAGGCCTTGTGGATGATGTATCTGACCTGTCATTTTCTGAGATGCTGACACTCCAAAGTTGGCTTTCATTCTATGAGAAGAATTATGAATTCATCGGTAAGTATTCCACAGGTCATTTCCATagatttcatttagttgtcttgcagttgttttcttgttttgtttgtcttgCAGTTTTTTTAAGGGGCTAGAATTCTTTGGGGATTGGACTCAAggttaaaatctgaaaaatgccCATGGATTTTTCACCTTAAACTCTGGCTGTCAGTGTGGCGATATGTCCCGGAAGGAAATGGCTGGGGCGCTTGTTTCCATcacctttttttttggtcatgccacggcttgtgggatctcagttccctgaccagcgatccgaccaggccctcggcagtgaaggcgcggagtcctaaccacgggcCCACCGGGGAGGTCCCTGTTTCCCTTGCTCTCGCTCCTGGGAGAGGACTGCCCGACCACTGGCTTTGGCCTCTGCTGCCCCACAGCCTGCGCCACTCTTGAGTGACCCGCCCAGGAGGGCAGCTTCCCCATCTCGCCGTGTTCCAGGAGTCTGGCTTCAGACACAGTCAGGGAGGCTCAAAGCCTGTTTGCAAATGGTTTTGACAAATATCCTTTTACTTCGTCCCCGAAGTAGACAGACATCAACCTGTGCCCATCCTCAACGAACTGCCTCCCAATTGGAAGTCATGCTCATCAAACACTTGTTCAAGCCAGTTGTGTGGAGCGCCGCACCTGCTACCTAAATGAGAAGATACCTAACGGTGTCCTAAAGAAATGTTAGACACTAAACAGTAGATTGCTTCACAAACACTGACAACTGGGATGGTTGGGCCCCTGTTCTCCATCTACTGCTGCCCTGACCTCTCACTGGAGCCCACTTAGACACGGCTAATTTCCTGAGGAACATCAGTGTCACTTCACCCTGGAACAGGTCTAAATTGGAAGTTCTTTCTCTGCCCCTAATGCCCCTGCATGTCTGCTTCTGTCATTACTCCCTGGGTTACCTTTGCTGAGAACCTTTCACTGGCATTTTCACTGACTCCTCTGCTCCGTCCACATCCAACTAGCCAAGGCTTTTTTCATGAATCTGAAGTTCTGTTTCCAGTGCCCCCTCTTCCACACCCACCACTGTTGGCCCCTGTCACCCCAACCTGCAGCACCCCCCACCTTTGTTTTCACCCAGTCTGCACCAGGCCACTCCTCAGATCACAACTATGTTTGCCACTGAAGGAACTGACCTCTATCCGTCTGGCCTTCAGAAGgcttggttctcccttttccccatAAAGTTGCCAAACCAAAGCTGAAACATGACTGTGTTAATAaggaaaaaacccaacacagaAGAATAAAAGTGGAGTCCTGTGTGTCAGCAAAGGATGCCAGACCAAACACATCACACTGATGTCGAGGAGCAAACTGATGTGTTTGGTGAGATGAGTGAACTCGTCTTGTCTGAACAGTGTTAACGTGCAGGGGAGTGAGGGGCACATGGTCAGAAATGCCTCCGAAGGACTGTAGTTAAAGTCAGGATATATTCGAGTATCTGCTATGGATATGCTGTGGTTCTGGTCCTCATGGGGACCACAGATGAGCTGAATGCAGTTCCTGTCCTCTGTTAGCTCATTCTGTAAGGGGAGGGCAGTGTTAGGTTCTTTCAGGGCACCAGAAACCCTCAGGACAGAGCGTCAGAAGATGAAGGTTTATTACACAGGTGCACACTGAAGGACGACAGCAGGAAGCCATCTTGGCAGCCATATGGCCAGGCCTCGAGGGGAAACGAGATGCCATTTTTGTGTTCTGGAGACCCAGCCAATGGTGACCGCCATTCTCACGACACagcttctgcctctttctctgttGCCTCTACTACTGCTGTCCTCTCTTTGGGTCTCATGTCTAAAACCCACCAGGACAGGCTTGTCACCATGCATACAGAGACCCTCTACAGGAGAAAGTGCGGTGCCAGGCCAACTCAGACTGAAGCCCTGGGACTTGGGCCCTGCTCCCTTCATTTATTCTAACAAGCGTTCAAAATGAATGCTCTGAACTAAGCTGCTTTGAGTGCTGGGGCCTCACTGGTGGGGAGAGCAGTATCATAAACTAGTAAACTGACTAGACAATTCCAGATAGGACTGTGAATAAGCTAAAACTAATGTGATGCATGTTTGGGTGTGTGCGTGACACCTTTAGAGCAGACGGTCAGGGTTAGCCTCTtggaggaaatgaaaattaagctGAGACCTGGAAggtgagaaggagccagccatCCTGAGATCTGAGAAGAGAGTATTTCAGGCTGAGGGAACAGAGTGCGCGAGGCGGGGAGCAGCGAAGCATGGTCAGGGAGCCTACAGTGAGGGAGGGGACCACTTAAGAGGAGGCTGAAGAAGCAAACACAGGTCAGATGCTTGTCTTGGAGGCCTTTGATACGAAGTTTGTGTTTTATCCATATGTTTTAGGAAGCCATAGGAGGGTATAAACCAGGCATGGAGGTGTGATTTACGTTTTTAAAAGGTCACCCCAGCTACTCTGTAGAGAAAGAACTGTGGGAAGGAATGAGCTGAAGCAGAGACCACTGGGAGGCCACTGTCGTAATCCATCGTCTGGATTAGGGTGGTAGCAGTGGAAATGGAAAGGAATGGGCAGAATCAGGGTGTTTTTTAAAGGTTGGACCGACACGATTCACCCATGGTTTGGACATGAACGAAGGGAAGTGTACATTTAGATGTGAAGGAGGAGTCAGAGATCCAGGGCTCCTAAGCCAGGGAACCCAGGCAGAAGTGATAAgaatagggacctccctggcggtcccctggttaggactctgcgcttccactgcagggggcctgggttcaacccctggttggggaactaagatcccgcaagccacatggaGTGGCCGAAAAAACAAAGTGATAAGAATAGAATTGGAAAGGTCAGGATAGGGTGTTGGACTTGAGAAGATGAACTGAATCTGGTACACGAACGTACCCTGGAATCTCAGTTCTCGGGGACTGAGAAGATTGGACAGACACAGCAGGAGCAGGTATGTACAGATACCTCCTCCTACTTGGGCAAACCTTCTAGAAGTCCTTTCTGCTGCTTCTCTTGCCCTGTGCCAGGGGCTGCTGTGAAAGCCACTTGCACTTCAGGACTCGGAGATGCAAGTCCCTGCATCTAAGAACTGATCTCTTCTTGGCTCTGGCCTACAGGCTCGCCGACCACTTGCTGGCCACTGCCATAGCTCAGACCTTACAAATTCTGACGGGGATTTCAAACTAAAACCAGTTTCCACTCAGCTTGTCCACTGAAGGACTGAGCCGGAAAAGAATGGTGGAGGGGAGAGCATGAGCTCAGGGCCAGACCCACTTACTAGCTTCAGGGACTTCCCAGCTATTCAGTCTCCCAGTCTCTCTCCTAGGACCACGGGAGCACTGATTTCTCTCTCAAACGGGTGTTAGGAGGATTACAAAATACTGGTAAAGTGCTAGCACAGCTCCTGATGCTGAGTGAACACTCAATAAATGACTTATTTATAtccatataagacaaaataattCAATGTGGGGAAGAAATGAGCCACAAAAATGTTATGCAATAAGCCATTCATTCATCAAGCATTTCTTGGACACCTACTGTGTACCTCAAGCACTGTGGAACACTGAAAAATGAGTGACATGGGGGGGAAGGATTTTATAATTTCCGTGCTGGAGGACTCTACATCTAGAACAGGGAGGCGTCTATCCAGAGTCGTATAAGATGTTGAGAGACATCGGGATAGAAGGCAACACAAGTCCCTCCAACCAGTTCTTAATAAATCAGCAGCCAGCAGGCTACTGTGGAAGGCGGAAGCCCTGGGGACTCGGCTTTACCAGGACTTCTGCAGGAGCTAAGCCTCTGTTCCTGCCCCCCCCTCCCACGGCTACTCTGATGTCAGCTTTCCTGTCACCACAGGGAGGGTGACAGGAAGGTTCTACGGAGAGGATGGGCTACCTACTCCAGAACTGACCCAGGCAGAAGCCATGATCACCAAAGGCTTGGAGGCAAATAAACAGGAACTGAAAGAGAAGCAGAAGTTTCCACCATGCAATGCTGAGTGGAGCTCAACCCGGGGCAGCCGGTTCTGGTGCTCCCAGAGGAGGTAAACGGGCTTTCCTTCTGTTCCTCCCGCCTCTCCCCCAAATCCATCTTCTAGGTCCCCACATCTGTGCTGTTCAATGAGGCCATAAATTGACTGTTAACCCAGGGGAACTTTGTCAAAATACGTGTGCTCTGGGATAGCGATTCTCAAGCCAGACGCTGCTTTTGAGACGCTCAGAGGCCAGTGGGGAAAAGCCTTTCACAGGTGTTGCCACCAGTGCAGGGAAGTGGCGCTGCCTCCTAggaaggcagagggcaggggctggaagCAGCAGTGAAAGGACGACGGGCTGTGCCCTCAGAGGGGAAGCTGGAGGACCTCGGGGGAGAGCAAGAAGGTTCGGGTGAACACTGCAGACCACTGCCTTGGGAAAACACCAAGGCAGCAAGTGAAATGGCTTCTCCTTTTCACAAGGCCTGGTTCActgctccctctcctcccttcccagagAAACTCACGACTTCATGCTTTAAGCagccctctttccttctctccttagtGGAGGTGTGAGCAGAGACTGGATTGGCGTCCCCAGGAAGCTGTTTAAGCCAGGTGCCAAGGAGCCCCACTGCGTGTGTGTGAGAACAACTGGCCCCCCTAGTGACCAGACGCCGGACAACCCTACACACAGAAATCGTGGGGACTTGGACCACCCCAACTTGGAGGAATACACAGGCTGCCCACCCCTAGCCATCACATGCTATGTCCCCCTCTGAGCCGGTACCCTGTATGTCCATAACCCACAGGGAACCCTCACCTGCCTTTCCCTAATGGGCCCTTGACTCCTGTGCCCTAGGAGGGCTCCTACGTGAAACAAGAGGGCCTGGAAGGACTGGGCCATGCTCTGCAGACAGGACTCATGCCCCTCCCCATGGGCTCACCATTTTGGTGACTGAGCCCAGTGCTTGGCAACCTGCCTAGTACTGGTCGGCCTGTTTTTGCCACTATTCCACTAGATCTCCTCACCATCATCCTTTGGAGTTCGCAGGTATTAACGGGCACAAATTTGACCAACTCAGAGCTAACTGGACAGACATGCAGAAGGGCTCTGAGCTCCAACAGCTTCCTTTCCACGGACTCCCAGGCTGCCCAGATCAGCTGCCGGCCTGGGCCCTGCTTGTAAGTCTCATCCTGACCAGGACATCGGGGCCTACGTCATTCCCTTACAACTCAGAAACAAGCAGACACATCCAGAAAAGCCATACGAACTAACAGTGTCAACACAACCCTGTTCCGGTTCCCCACTTGCTAATGTGAGCCCTGACTTTTACAACCTTTCTTAAAAGTAAGACCTCTGCCCTTAGGCAAACTTGAATTTATCAGTACAGCCAAAAGCCGCATTGAGTTAATTCGAGCTGGACCAATATAGTGAGAGGTGACAATAAAACAGGATAGGCTAGTTCTGGAAATGGAAAAGTTTTTGCTTAT is a window encoding:
- the LOC101272329 gene encoding neuferricin, producing MLSLGRRGLWLGLATAAAAAMAARLMGWWSPRADFRLFIPEELARYRGRPGDPGLYLALLGRVYDVSSGRRHYEPGAHYSGFAGRDASRAFVTGDYSEGGLVDDVSDLSFSEMLTLQSWLSFYEKNYEFIGRVTGRFYGEDGLPTPELTQAEAMITKGLEANKQELKEKQKFPPCNAEWSSTRGSRFWCSQRSGGVSRDWIGVPRKLFKPGAKEPHCVCVRTTGPPSDQTPDNPTHRNRGDLDHPNLEEYTGCPPLAITCYVPL